From one Drosophila subpulchrella strain 33 F10 #4 breed RU33 chromosome 3L, RU_Dsub_v1.1 Primary Assembly, whole genome shotgun sequence genomic stretch:
- the LOC119554810 gene encoding uncharacterized protein LOC119554810: MNVQEAYFDQQVLIENLKKLLVEFFIRKNPHLRLNDAYTLIAEISKNGIKFDIHESIPSANDVTRLNEEVADLKCQVAIIGAELNDKKKCIVEMGSKLRAKESEIQKSESKLKEKTNEITRLQEELAILRSEVAINGAELKDKKKCTEEMGSKLRAKESEISTLNQTIAVLKSAAFASSKQLEEHNKYKADMEAKVGVHKLEISTLIKKVSKLETAALESSQILDHNNKFITNMIYENSVLKEKLQSAAFEIHNHINEKRRCKLEIISLEEKIAKLEESFKSATECLPDQLKFLVGSLYEKKKKCFNKVCSMLE; encoded by the coding sequence ATGAATGTCCAAGAAGCTTACTTTGATCAACAAGTGTTGATTGAAAACCTTAAAAAACTATTAGTGGAGTTCTTTATTCGGAAAAACCCGCACTTGAGATTAAATGATGCCTATACTTTAATTGCCGAAATAAGCAAAAATGGAATCAAATTTGATATACACGAATCAATTCCGAGTGCCAATGATGTTACAAGATTGAACGAAGAGGTGGCTGATTTAAAATGTCAAGTTGCAATAATTGGCGCAGAATTGAATGACAAAAAGAAGTGCATTGTGGAAATGGGGTCGAAATTGAGGGCCAAGGAAAGTGAGATTCAAAAGTCCGAATCAAAACTTAAGGAGAAAACCAATGAAATTACAAGATTGCAGGAAGAGTTGGCTATCTTAAGAAGTGAAGTTGCCATAAATGGCGCAGAACtaaaagacaaaaaaaaatgcactGAAGAAATGGGGTCTAAGTTGAGGGCCAAAGAAAGTGAGATATCAACTTTAAACCAAACAATTGCTGTACTGAAGTCTGCTGCCTTTGCGAGTTCCAAACAATTAGAAGAACATAATAAGTACAAAGCCGACATGGAGGCTAAAGTGGGAGTTCACAAACTCGAGATATCAActctaattaaaaaagtttcgAAACTGGAGACTGCTGCCCTTGAAAGCTCACAAATATTGGATCACAATAACAAGTTTATAACCAACATGATCTATGAAAATTCAGTATTAAAGGAGAAACTGCAGTCTGCAGCTTTTGAAATCCACAATCATATTAATGAAAAGAGGCGATGCAAGCTCGAAATAATCAGTCTAGAGGAAAAAATTGCTAAGCTGGAAGAAAGTTTTAAAAGTGCAACGGAATGTCTACCCGATCAACTTAAATTTTTGGTAGGCTCTTTAtacgaaaagaaaaaaaaatgttttaataaagTATGCTCAATGCTGgagtaa
- the LOC119555412 gene encoding uncharacterized protein LOC119555412: MQRQWDKTQERLGRMETQLLAIQKLLADVKFSPEVPEDVKSNVAVGKFEAINSRQFFIGKNNLQDWNTSANICLQMGGYLASFQSQEEFDLVKAKLNSQDSYWLGIQIQDNNNTFTSVSTGQPAKFIELPANIFHNCMNNSCFVFLHGGKMSLSESVMKANYICQADDL, encoded by the coding sequence ATGCAGCGGCAGTGGGATAAAACCCAGGAGAGGCTGGGTCGAATGGAAACCCAACTATTAGCAATACAGAAACTCCTAGCTGACGTTAAATTTTCACCGGAAGTGCCAGAGGATGTAAAATCGAATGTGGCAGTCGGCAAGTTCGAGGCAATCAATTCCAGACAGTTTTTTATCGGGAAGAATAATCTTCAGGATTGGAATACCTCTGCGAACATTTGCCTTCAAATGGGAGGATATTTAGCATCCTTCCAAAGTCAAGAAGAGTTTGACCTCGTCAAAGCCAAGCTAAATAGTCAAGATTCCTACTGGCTGGGCATCCAAATTCAGGATAATAATAACACCTTTACATCAGTTTCCACTGGCCAGCCAGCCAAATTCATAGAGCTTCCGGCTAATATATTTCATAACTGCATGAACAATTCCTGTTTCGTCTTTCTGCACGGCGGCAAAATGAGCCTTTCTGAGTCGGTCATGAAGGCTAATTACATATGTCAGGCGGATGATCTGTAG